The Phycisphaerales bacterium DNA segment GCGTACTCGAAGGCCTGGCCGGGTTTAAGGGTGGGCTGGCGGCCGATGACGCCGTCGCCCTCGACGTCGTGGGTGTCGCCGTCGGCGTCGATGATGTGCCAGCGGCGGCGGAGCAGCTGCACGGTGCGCTCGCCCTGGTTGGTGATGGTGATGTGGTAGGCGAAGATGTAGCGCTTGCCCTTCCACTGGTCGCCGAGCGAGAGGTGGGGCGCGTCGGGGTCGAGGTCTTCGTCGGGGACGAACTGGGGTCGGACCTGCACGCGGACGTGGCGGGTGGTGGTGTCGGAGCCGTGGTGCTGGGGGTCCAGCGGGCGCGCGGGCATGGGGGATGGTAAGGGAGTGGAGGAGAAGAGGAATAGAGGAGTAGAGGAGAACAGAGTTCGTTTGTGACCGCTCCCCGACTCCTCGGCACCTCGACTCCTCCACTCCTCCACTCCTCCACTCCTCCACTACCATCCCGCATGCGTCACCGCGATCCTGCCGACGTGATCGACCACTTTGTCGCTCTGGTGCTGGGGCACATCGACCGCGAGTACCCGCACAAGCTTGATCATGTGATGAACGACGCCTCGGAGGTCAAGGGGCCGCGGGCGCTGCACCCGATTTTCTATGGGAGCTTCGACTGGCACTCGTCGGTGCACGGGCACTGGCTGCTGGTGCGGGCGCTGCTGCGGTTCCCCAAGCTGGCGCAGCAGGGTGAGGTGATCAGGGTGCTCGATGCGCGGTTCACGCCGGAGAATGTGAAGGTTGAGACGGAGTACCTGGGGCAGAAGCTGCGGGCGACGTTCGAGCGGACGTACGGGTGGGCGTGGTTCCTGAAGCTCGCAGCAGAGATCGTGCAGCCGCCGGGCGGGCGCGGACTCGGAGATCATGTCGGAGAGATGAAGCTTCCTGTTGTTCAAGCTTGTTCACGATGGGATGAGGTTCTGCAGCCCCTGACAGTCGCGTTCGTCGATCGTTACATCAAGTACCTGCCCAAGGCGACGTACCCGATCCGCGTGGGTGTGCACCAGAACGCGGCGTTCGGGCTGGCGCTGGCGTGGGACTATGCGCGGCTGGCGGGTCACTGGCAGCTCAGCGAGTTGATCGAGGGCAAGGCCCGCGCGTGGTACTTCAAGGACCAGAACTACCACGGGTGGGAGCCGGACGGCACGGACTTCCTCTCGCCGGGGCTGATGGAGGCGGAGCTGATGCGGCGGGTGCTGGCGCCGGATGACTTCCTGGCGTGGTTCGGGAAGTTCCTGCCGCGGCTGGCGGAGAAGCAGCCCGCGGCGATGTTCGAGCCCGCGTTCGTGAGCGACCGCACTGACGGGCAGATCACGCACCTGGACGGGCTGAACCTGTCGCGGGCGTGGTGCTTCCGATCGCTTGGGCGGGCG contains these protein-coding regions:
- a CDS encoding DUF2891 domain-containing protein, coding for MRHRDPADVIDHFVALVLGHIDREYPHKLDHVMNDASEVKGPRALHPIFYGSFDWHSSVHGHWLLVRALLRFPKLAQQGEVIRVLDARFTPENVKVETEYLGQKLRATFERTYGWAWFLKLAAEIVQPPGGRGLGDHVGEMKLPVVQACSRWDEVLQPLTVAFVDRYIKYLPKATYPIRVGVHQNAAFGLALAWDYARLAGHWQLSELIEGKARAWYFKDQNYHGWEPDGTDFLSPGLMEAELMRRVLAPDDFLAWFGKFLPRLAEKQPAAMFEPAFVSDRTDGQITHLDGLNLSRAWCFRSLGRALPEGDPRRAVCEEAYTKHLEAALPHVSGDYMGEHWLATFALLAMTE
- the apaG gene encoding Co2+/Mg2+ efflux protein ApaG — its product is MPARPLDPQHHGSDTTTRHVRVQVRPQFVPDEDLDPDAPHLSLGDQWKGKRYIFAYHITITNQGERTVQLLRRRWHIIDADGDTHDVEGDGVIGRQPTLKPGQAFEYASYCPLPTPWGTMEGAYTFVENGTREEFQVAVGRFYLVSG